The window TCCATGGCTGCGCGGATGATCCGCTGCTTTTTATCCTCGGGAATATGAAACTCCTGCATCATCATCACCTATTTTGACTGTTTTGGTCAATTTTTATTCTAATTCTATTGACTAAATTAGTCAATAGAAAAATGTAATGCCCTCGTACTCATCAAAGATATCATCTAAATATCGTTTTACTGCTTTTAATTTCTCTTCAACTGTAAATTTAGCCAGAAGAAAAGTACCCCATCGTTCGTTGTGTCTAACAATTAGGGTGCCGTTCATAGCAAGTGGTTTTAAGAACATAGAATAATAGGGTTTCAGAACTTGTCCCTAAGTTCTGAAACCCTATTATTCTATGTTCTGAAGCCCCGTAAAGGGGCTTCATTTTTACGCAGGTTTTTCAGTTTATTGCCATTCCGTTACAAATTTTTTATGCAGGGCCTTAACGGCTTTCTCGGTATCCGCTCTCTTTATAACACAGGAAACCTTGATCTCGGAGGTGGTGATCATTTCCAGATTAATTCCCTCATCCGCCAGCGCTTCAAACATATCCGCAGCCACGCCGGGATGAGAGATCATACCCGCACCCACAATGGATACCTTGGCCACGTCTTCGTCGTGGGTGTAACCTTTAAAGCCTACCTCGTCCTGGATGGCCTCAATAATCTGCAGGGCTTTGCGCAGGTCGTCAATGGTAGTAGTAAAGCCGATGTCGTTCATATTGTTGCGCATGGCGCTCTGGATGATCATATCTACGTTGATGCTCTGCTTAGACAAGGCTTTAAAAATGGTCTTGGCTACTCCCGGCTTATCCGGTACATCAAACAAACCAATCTTCGCCACATTATAATCGTGGGCCACGCCACTGACCACCGGTGCATTTTCCATATCGGGTGCCTCCTCAACAATAGTTCCTTCCATGTGATTAAAGCTTGTGCGAACATGCAGCGGTATCCCATACTGCTTGGCTAATTCCACCGAACGGGGATGCAGCACCTGGGCTCCCAGGCTGGCCAGTTCCAGCATTTCATCATAAGAAATATGGGAAAGTTTGCGGGCTTCCGGAACAACCCGGGGATCGGTGGTATAGACTCCGTCCACGTCGGTGAAAATCTCACAGACATCCGCCCGGAGAGCTGCCGCCAGGGCCACCGCCGTTGTATCGGAACCTCCCCGGCCCAGGGTGGTAATATCTCCATCGGGATTAACCCCCTGAAAGCCTGCCACTACTACCACCCGTCCCTGGTTCAGTTCTTCCCGAACCCTGCCGGTCTCGATGCGTAATATTTTGGCTTTGGTATGTACATCATCGGTATAGATACCAACCTGACCGCCGGTCAGGGAAACCACATCGGATCCCAAATCCCGGATGGCCATGGCTAGAAGAGCAATGGATATTTGTTCTCCGGTGGAAAGGAGCATGTCCATTTCCCGCTCAGGAGGATTGTTGGTAACCTGCTTCATTAAACTAATTAAATCGTCGGTGGTATCTCCCATGGCAGAAACCGCAACAACCACTTGGTTTCCCTTCTGGTGCTCCTCCACAACCCGCCGGGCTACTCTCTTGATCCGCTCCGGGTCGCCCACCGAGCTTCCACCAAACTTTTTTACTACCAGCATTCTGTTAACCTGCCTCTCTGGTTTAGTCCTATGCTTTTCTACAAAAAATTATTAAATCATATTATTTCAGCCCCGGCAACCGTGGGTTCCAGCACTTTTACCAGGCATTTTACACCAGCCGCGGCAAAGGAATTCTCCATGACCTGAGCCACCTGGGGATTGGGACCGTCCGTTAAGGCGATGACCGCCGGCCCGGCCCCGCTAAGGGTTACATTCAGAGCCCCGGCCCGACGGGCATTGCTGATGACCTCCGTCATTCCCGGAACCAATTGGGAGCGGTAGGGCTGGTGCAGCAGATCCTCCCCGGCCACTTGCAAAAGATCCAGCCTTTTTCCACACAGCGCTCCCACCAGCAGCGCAGAGCGGCTCAGATTAAAAACCGCGTCCTGTAAAGACACCGTTTTAGGCAATACTTCTCTGGCCGCACGGGTAGACAACTTAAAATCCGGTACAGCCACAACGGTCGACAATCCATCCGGCGGGGTTATTTTTAACCAGTGTACCTTCCCCTCCTGGACCACCGAGATAATAATTCCTCCCAGCAGGGCCGGGGCAACATTGTCCGGATGCCCCTCCAGTTCGGTGGCCAGGGCCAGCAACTTCTCCGGAGTAAAAGGATCCCCGGCCAAACGGTTGGCCGCCACCAGCCCTCCGACAATGGCCGAGGCGCTGCTGCCCAGCCCCCGGGCTGCGGGAATATGGTTGGTTAATTTGATGACTAAACCGGGGCAGGGCCGGCCCGCTTCCTGAAATAGTCTTTCCACTGCCTTGAAGACAATATTTCCCTCGTCTTTTCGGATATCACCGGCCCCCTCGCCTTGAATCTCAATGGCCAGGCCTCCATCCGTCGGCGAGATTTCAACTTGGTTATAAAGTTTGAGAGCCATACCCAAACAATCAAAACCCGGGCCCATATTCGCCGTGGTGGCGGGTACGGTCACTTTTACGCTGTTATTCATGGGGTTTTTTTATTCTTCTCCTTCTACCCGGATCATATTGGCGATTTCCAGCACCGATGAAAGTTGTTTTATATCCATCAAGGCGTCCTGTACATTTTGCTCCTGAACCCGGTGCGTAATCAATACCAGTTCCGCCGTATTGTCGGTGGCCTTCTGCAGAACCGACTTCAGGCTCACTTCTTTATTGCCGAATACCAGGGCAATGGAAGCTAAAACCCCTGGTTTATCCGCCACTTTCAAGCGAATATAATATTTGCTGAAGGTTTCTCCGATATCCAGCACCGGTTTCTTCTCAAAACAAGTGCAGCCGATAATTCCGGGTACATTCCGCACAATATCCCTGGCAGCGTCCATGATATCCGCCACCACCGCGCTGGCGGTTGGCAGTTCGCCGGCGCCCTTCCCGTAAAACATGGTGTCGCCAACGGCATTGCCACGGACGAAAACGGCATTAAATACATCCCCCACTGCGGCCAAGGGATGATCCTTGGGAATAAAGGTGGGGTGCACCCGGACCTCAACACCCTCCGACCGGGCTTTGGCAATGCCCAGCAGTTTAATCATATAGCCCAGCTCACTGGCATAGGCAATGTCGTCTACGGTAATTTTGGTGATTCCCTCGGTGTAAACCTGACTGAGGGGAATCCTGGTGTTAAAGGCAATGGAGGCCAGAATCGCAATCTTTCTGGCTGCGTCAAATCCTCCCACATCCGCCGTGGGATCCGACTCCGCGTACCCCTTGGCCTGGGCTTCGGATAGAACCTCTGCAAAGGGACTGCCTTCCTGAGTCATTTTGGTCAGCATGTAGTTAGTTGTTCCGTTAATAATGCCGAAAACCTCTTCAATCTGGTTGCCCGCCAGACTTTGTTTCAACGTACGGATGATGGGAATACCCCCGGCCACACTGGCCTCAAAAAGCAGGTCACATTGATTGCGCTGAGCTGCCGCGAACAACTGCTCACCATACTCAGCCACCATATCCTTGTTGGCGGTAACGACACTTTTACCCTGATTCAGGGCGGCCAAAACATAGTCCAGGGTAGGGTTAACCCCCCCCAATACTTCCACCACAATTTTTATTTCCGGGTCTTCAATAATGTCGGCCAGGCTGGTGGTCAGCATCGCTTCCGGCAATTCAACGCCGCGCTTTTTATCCAAACTTCGCACCAGCACCTTTTTGACTTCCAAACGAATGCCGGCCCTTTGCTGAATGCTTTCCTTATTTTCCTCCAGGATTTTATAAACGCCGCAGCCGACGGTTCCCAGGCCCAAAAGACCGATCTTAATCACTTTTTCTTCCATCTTTTACGTGCTCCTTTCGCCAATCCAGTCTAGTTCTGTCCAAGCAGACGCACGTCCTGGACACCGCTGACTCCCCGGATAATTTTTAATAACTCCTCCAAATCCTGGTCCATCTCAGCAGTCTCAATGGACAGCGTGGCATTGGCCAACCCCTGGAGGGGCAGATTCTGATTAATGGTCAAAATACTTCCTTTTACCGAAGCAATAATATTTAAAACCGTGGAAAGAACTCCCGACCTGTGCTCCAATAAAACAGCCAAAGTAACAATTTTACCCCGGCTCCACTGGTGAAAGGGAAAAACCTTATCTTTGTACTTATAAAAGGCGCTGCGGCTCAAATCAACCTTTTCCACCGCCTCATTCACCGTATTGGCCGCTCCCTTAAGCAAGAGTTCCTTGGCCATAACGGTTTTAATAATCGCCTCGGGCAGTATACCCTCTTCTACCAGATAATATTTGGCATCTTTTTTATTCACCACGGATCTCCTTGTGTCCTTTTTGGGTGTATATTTATCCTCACACAGTAGACATTATAGCATTCTCAAAGTAAGCCTACAATCCCCAATACCAATAAATTTGCTTATCTTTTTAAAATTAATTCTACCGAACCTATTTTTTCTCCTGCTGTCTTTTTCTATGATCATTAAATTGGGTCTTTTCGCTTCCCCATGCAAGTACTTTATTAAAACAATGCTTTTTTCAAGAACAAAATAACTCGTATGTAGAAACGGGCTAAATCGAAAAATTGTATTGAACATTCTTGCTATTGCCTCTATTAATTCTAAACTTGTAATGGAATTGTTTTATTTGATATAATATTCACAAGTTTATATTGTTTTTCATCATTTCCCCTTTGCATTGAGTGTGGTGCCCTTACTTCCCTCGCCAGAGGGTATTTTTTTGCCCTGAAATAAAATACCCCACAGAATTGGCCTGTAACCAAATCTGTGGGGTATTTTATGGCTTTATTAAATAATGATACAAATTAGACCTCCACTGCCTTCGTTGACAATTCTCTGTAAGGTCTCCTGCAATTTAACCTGTGCGTTTTCCGGCATCCGGTGGAGTTTGTTTTGAATTCCTTCCCGCACCAAATCATGAAGGGTTTTGCCAAATATTTCGGATTCCCAGATTTTTTGAGGATTCTCATCAAACCCGGCCAACATATATTGAACCAGCTCTTCACATTGTTTCTCGGTTCCAATGATCGGTGTAATCTCGGTGGTGATATCCGCCCGTATGACATGCAGGGAGGGGGCGCTGGCCTTTAGTTTAACTCCAAAACGGTTGCCCTGGCGAATTAATTCAGGCTCCTCCAGATTCATTTCATCCAGCCTGGGAGTCACCACGCCGTAGCCGGTTTCGCGGACTTCCAGCAAAGCATTGGACACCTTGTCATATTCGCGCTTAGCCACCGACAATTCTTTCATGATCCTGAAGATGTTGTGATCTCCTTCAACAGGCAGGCCGGTTTCCTCGGATAATACCCGGTAGAACAGATCCGGCTGGGCCACCATGTCGATAGAGGCGGAACCGGTTCCCATATCCATATGCTTCAGGTTAACCTGATGGACAAAGTCATACCCGTCCAAACTGGTAACAGCGTTTTCAATGTCCCTTAGACGCCGGACATAGCGCACGGTGTCTTTAACCGCATCTTCAAAACTTTGGCGCAGCCAGTGCTTGCTTTCCAATTCCTCGATCCAAAGGGGCAAACTAATGTTGACTTCGTTCACGGGGAATTCATAGAGAACCTGCTCCAGGATTTTTAAGATATCCTGCTGATTTAATTCGGCACAGTCCACGGGCAGCACCGGAACATCGTATTTTTCTTCCATTTCCGCCGCCATCTGTAAGGTTTCGGAAGCCTGGGGCTTGGTGGAGTTTAGTAAGATCACAAAGGGCTTATTGATGTCTTTTAATTCTTCCACCACCCGTTCTTCAGCATCAATATAATTTTCCCTGGGTATATCGGTAATGGTACCATCAGTGGTAACAACCACCCCAATGGTGGAGTGTTCGGAGATGACTTTGCGGGTACCAATTTCAGCCGCCTCTTGAAAAGGAATGGGTTCTTCAAACCAAGGCGTGGTCACCATGCGGGGACCTTCTTCTTCTTCATAGCCCAAAGCACCTACCACCCTGTAGCCAACACAGTCAACCAACCGCATTCTGACCTTCAAACCGGAGTTTACGGCGATGTCAACCGCCTCGTTGGGTACGAATTTGGGCTCGGTGGTCATAATGGTTCTTCCGGCCCCGCTCTGGGGAAGTTCATCCTTGGCCCGCTCTTTATCATATACATTTTTGATGTTAGGAATAACGGTCAATTCCATAAATCTTTTTATAAACGTGGATTTACCGGTCCGGACACCGCCGACCACACCGAGGTAGATATCTCCCCCGGTCCGCTCCGCTATATCGCGGAAGATATCTAATTTTTCCATAAATGTTTTATCCCTCCTCCAAATATCATACGAATTATCAGGGAAAATTATATTGAAATACTACATCCCTCCCCCGCGATCATGGACCGTTGAAGACCGGAAACCAAACACTTTAGGCGGAAGGCAAACCTCCTACCTGAATTTTTTCCCAGTGGCATACATTAACATTATATATATATGAGCCTCTGTCCAATTTATGACGATAATTTCCGCCTATCCTAAAATTTTCCTAACATATCTTGCACTTTCTATTGTTTAAAACATATTTGATATTTGTCCCTTTATGACTGGTTTAGAGATAAATTAGATTTAATTTTAATTTTTTTTTAAAAAAGCCCATTTGCCTGGAACCAAAATTCACTGGATTCCATATATTTACTGTAAATACCATAAATATAAAGGAGCGATTTGCATGGGTTTTGGAATGGGTCCTGGAAAAGGCCCCCAAATAGATAAAAAACCGGAAAACCATTCTCCTGTAGGTCATAAACCCCCCCATGCCGAGAAACCAATGAAGCCTCAACAACCCAATAGTCCCTCCAAATCACCTCATCATGACCTCCCTTGGGCCAATCCCGGGCAAAAGAAAAAACAATAATAAAAAACAGGGCCTTGGGCCCTGTTTTCTTATTGTTTTTCCTCTCTGCCTTGATCCATGGTGCAGCTTATTTTCTCCGATACAATTTCTTCCATTTCCAGTTTCTTGCCCCGGCCCATCAGGTGCATCACCGCGGTGCGGGGCGAACAGTTTTCAAACAACACCCGGTAAATTTGTTCGGTAATGGGCATTTCCACTCCCTGCTGTTTGGCCAGTTGCCAGGCTACCCGGGTTGTCCGGACGCCCTCAACCACCATTTTAACACTCTCCACCGCTTCCTCCAGGGTTTTACCCCGGCCAATTTCAATGCCGCATCTGCGGTTGCGGCTGTGCATGCTGGTGCAGGTAACAATCAAATCCCCTACTCCGGCAAGTCCCGCAAAGGTAAGCAGCTCCGCCCCCATACTGAAGCCTAAACGGGTTATTTCCGCCAATCCCCGGGTCATCATGGCCGCCTTGGTGTTGTCTCCATACTCCAGGCCATCGGCAATACCGGTGCCCAGGGCGATAATATTTTTTAAGGCTCCGCTCAATTCCACTCCGGTTACATCGGGATTGGTATAGATACGAAAATTTGTGGACATAAAAAGATCCTGCACATATTCTGCCGTGGCCAAATTACGGGAGGCAGCCACCACGGCGGTGGGTATGTTCCGTCCCACTTCTTCTGCATGGCTGGGTCCCGAAAGAACCGTATAACGGTCCAGGGCAGCCTCTCCCACCTCCTGGGCAAAAACCTGGGAAAGTCTCAACAAGGTGCTTTCTTCCAGGCCCTTGGCCACATTGATGATTTGTGCCCCCGGCTGAAGGAAGGGGAGAGCTTTTTTCAGCAAGTCTCTGAAGCAATGGGAAGGAACTCCGAACACAACGGCCTCAGCCCCTTGCAGAACCCTTTCCAGGTCGGTATCTGCGGTGACTTTGGCGTGAAGAGGAATGCCCGGCAGATACCGGCTGTTTTCGCCATCATTGATTAAATCCGCCAGTTCCTGCCTGCGGGCCCATAAAACGGCGGAATAATCCTTCTGGGCCAATACCTGAGCCAGTGCGGTAGCCCAACTCCCGGCTCCAATCATTGCAATTTTGGACATTCACGACCCTCCAAGATTAGGATTTTTTTCCCCCGATTTTAAATTCCGTTCCGGTCACCAGCCTCTTAATATTGGGCCAGTGCTTAAAAACGGCAAAGGCTGCCACCATTATGGCAAAAAATAAATACTTAGCATTATAATTGAAAGCAAATATCCAGAAGGGTAAGGAAACCGCCCCCAGGATGGAGGACAAGGAAACATAGCGGGAGAGGCCGAGGGTCAACACAAATACCAGTAAACTCATGAGAAGGGGAGCGGGAGCGACGGCCAGCATGGCCCCCGCACCGGTAGCGATAATTTTACCCCCTTTAAATCCCAGCCACACCGGCCAACTGTGCCCCATCATTACAGCCAGTGCCGCAGCCAAAAGAGTTAAATCGGCATTTTCCAGTTGTTTAGCCAGCAGTACCGCCGACACACCCTTTAACATGTCCAGCAGCAGTACCAGCATTCCCGGTCCTTTGCCCAGTGTGCGCCAAACGTTGGTTGCCCCAATGTTGCCGCTGCCGTATTGGCGAATATCAATGCCTTTCCAGAAGCGGGCCAGCAGGTAGCCAAAGGGAATGGAACCAATTAAATAAGCCGCCAAAACAATGAACAATGTGGTCATGGTAAACAAACTCCTCCAACTCAACAGCAGCGCGGATTGAATTCATCCGCACCGGGTTAATCCTTGGCTTCCCTTCTGCGCAGAAAGAATCTCACAGGGGTCCCCTCAAAACCGTAGGTGGAGCGAACCTGGTTTTCCAAGTAGCGCTGGTAAGAAAAGTGCATTAGCTCCGGGTCATTCACGAACAGGATAAAGGTCGGAGGTTTGACCCCTCCCTGGGTAGCGTAAAATATTTTTAACCGGCGGTGCTTATCGGCCGGTGGCGGCGTGGCCTGGGTAGCCTCCCGGATCAGGTTGTTCAGATCCGCTGTGGGCACCCGTTTGCTGGCCTGCTCCACCACAAAATCAACCATCTCCAGCACCTTCGGCAGTCGCTGTCCGGTAAGGGCCGAGATATAAAGAATGGGGCTGTAGCTCAGAAAGGGCAGCTCTTCCCGGAACTTTCTCTCAAATTTATTCATGGTCTTGTCATCTTTTTCAATGAGATCCCATTTGTTCGCCACCAGAATAATGGCTTTCCCTTTTTCATGGGCATAGCCTACAATTTTCTTGTCCTGTTCCGCCACACCTTCGGTAGCGTCAATGAGCATCAGGGTGACGTCGCAGCGGTCCACAGCCCTCAGGGCCCGAACCACACTATATCTTTCGGTGGGTAAATCAATCTTTTTGCGTCTTCTCATTCCCGCGGTATCAATGATGACATAATTCTTGCCGCCGCGTTCAAAGGGCGTGTCAATGGCATCCCGGGTGGTTCCGGGTATACTGCTCACGATCACTCGCTCCTCGCCTAAAATGGCGTTTACCAGGGAGGACTTACCTACGTTGGGCCGGCCAATCACAGCAATGCGTATGGTGTCCGGCGGGTAAGGATCTTCGTCGGGCTGGGGCAGCAGGGTTATCAGTTGATCCAGCAGATCTCCGGTATTTAAACCCTCGGCAGCGGAAACAGGAATGGGGTCTCCCAGTCCCAACTGGTAAAAATCAAAATAGGAGATTTTGGACTGATCAAACTGTTCTACTTTGTTAGCTACCAGCAGCACCGGCTTATCGGTCCTGCGGAGCACTCCGGCCACTTCCTGGTCAATACTGGTTAAACCCTCCCTGGCATCCACCAGGAAAAGGATGGCGTCTGCTTCTTTGATGGCCAGCTCAGCTTGTTTTCTGATTTGTGCCGTGATCACGTCTTCAGCAAAATCCAAACCACCGGTATCCACCAAGGTAAACTCGCGACCCTGCCACTCGGCATCCTGATACAGGCGGTCCCGGGTTACTCCGGGCATATCTTCCACAATGGCAATACGGGCTCCTACAATGCGGTTAAACAAACTGGATTTCCCTACATTGGGTCTCCCTACAATAGCTACAATGGGTTTTGGCAAGGGTTTTCCCCCTTCTCTTACAAATTCATATTATGTTAACTTACGTTGCCTGACAAATAAGCTTTTGAGGCTATGCCTTTCTTAAAGTTTCACCGGTTTTTTACACCTTTAATCTTGGCAGAGGATTTCCACCATCTCCCTGGGACCTTCCACCACCTCGATGGGCATCTGCAGTTCCTGGGAAACCTGGGTTACCGTAAAGTCGTCCAGAAATACTTCTTCTCCCTGGCGCAGCATCACCGAGGGCAAAATTAAAAGATCCCCCAGCTCTTTTCCCTTTAAAGCCTTAATGATATCCTGCCCGGTTAAGAGGCCGGTCACCGTTACGGTTTGTCCAAAAAAGGAATTGGCAATCACTTCCAAACTGATCTGCAAGCCCTGAATCCGGTTTAACCGCTCAACCACCGGCTTCATAATCAAGGACCCGGACACCCCGGTGACCATGGTGATGCTCCGGGAGGGTTCCATCCTTGAGGGAAGTTCCGGCTCAAGGGCATCCCATTCATCCAAAAACAGTCTGGACAAACCCACTCCGTTTTCCGTTTGTGGGAAATCAGCATACCTTTCGGCAAGGGGAATGGGTTTCCCTGCCAACAGGTAAAATTCATCGGAAGCATAAACAAAGGGGTAATCCCACCGCTCCATAAACCGGCGCTGGTAATTTTCAATGATGGCCACCACGTCCCCGGCCTCTTTCGGGCTGAAAGGTCTCAGATGAAACAGTCCGTCCCGGTATTTGGTTACCCCCACCGGCACAGCCGCCAGGGAATGCACCTGGGGCCAGAGGCCCGACAGATCCCGGATGCTCCTTTCCAGTTCTTGGCCGTCATTGATCCCCGGACACAATACCATCTGGGTATGCATGGTAATCCCCGCCTGGGCCAACTGCTGAAGCTGCTCCATAATTTTACCGGCATGCCGGTTGTTCAGCATCCGGCAGCGCAGTTCCGGGTTGGTGGTATGAACCGATATATAGAGAGGGCTTAATTTCTGCTGGATGATTCTTTGCAGTTCCGGATCCCTCACATTGGTCAGGGAAACAAAGTTCCCCTGCCAAAAAGAAAGACGATAATCATCGTCCTTGACGTACAAGGTCTTACGCATGGCCGGGGCCATCTGATCCACAAAGCAAAAGAGGCAGCGATTATGACAGCGCCGGGTAGGTCCAAAGGAGTTCTCGCCAAAATCTAACCCCAGACCTTCCTCAGCGTCTTTCTCGATTTCAAACTCCCATACTTCACCCTGGCGGGTAATAATCTTAACCAATATTTCTTCAGCAAAACTTAAAAAACGGTAGTCCAAAACATCCCGGACCGGTTGGTCGTTAATGGTCAGGAGCTTGTCCCCCGGTTGAATTCCCAGTTCTTCGGCAATGCTTTGGGGTTCAACGGCATCAATGGATAATCCTTTTGGGTCTTTCATTTTTTGTCTCCCTATGGCTGTACTTCATCAATTATCCACCATCTGCCAACCTTTCGTCAAGAAATTAGTGCTGGACGATCAGGTAGGTGCCGTTTTCCAAGTCGTGGACCGTGGCCTTTAAAATATTGGCCAGGTGACTGGCTAATTTTTCCCGCTCCTCTTCATCCCTGGCGATCATAATCGGCACATCGCCGCTCACAAAATCGGGCGCAATGGTAACTGCCGCTGCAATGGTAGCTTTGCCCATTCCTGCGTCACCTCTCTTTAATCGGATGCATAACGGCCCGGCTTGGATTTCAGGGGCCTGGATGAGGCGCTTTCCAAAACCGGAGTTCGCTTAACCGCCTCAATTAAAGCCTTCATGTCCGGCTCGTTGGGTATTATATAAAAGCCTACCTGTCCGGTATCCGGATCCTTTCTTAGCATGGGGGTAAACTCCGGCAGATCAATATCCTTTTTAGTGCCAAGAATGGTGGCCGATGTATGGGCGATGGCCAACCGTTGCCCCATATCGT is drawn from Desulforamulus ruminis DSM 2154 and contains these coding sequences:
- a CDS encoding aspartate kinase, with product MLVVKKFGGSSVGDPERIKRVARRVVEEHQKGNQVVVAVSAMGDTTDDLISLMKQVTNNPPEREMDMLLSTGEQISIALLAMAIRDLGSDVVSLTGGQVGIYTDDVHTKAKILRIETGRVREELNQGRVVVVAGFQGVNPDGDITTLGRGGSDTTAVALAAALRADVCEIFTDVDGVYTTDPRVVPEARKLSHISYDEMLELASLGAQVLHPRSVELAKQYGIPLHVRTSFNHMEGTIVEEAPDMENAPVVSGVAHDYNVAKIGLFDVPDKPGVAKTIFKALSKQSINVDMIIQSAMRNNMNDIGFTTTIDDLRKALQIIEAIQDEVGFKGYTHDEDVAKVSIVGAGMISHPGVAADMFEALADEGINLEMITTSEIKVSCVIKRADTEKAVKALHKKFVTEWQ
- the thrB gene encoding homoserine kinase translates to MNNSVKVTVPATTANMGPGFDCLGMALKLYNQVEISPTDGGLAIEIQGEGAGDIRKDEGNIVFKAVERLFQEAGRPCPGLVIKLTNHIPAARGLGSSASAIVGGLVAANRLAGDPFTPEKLLALATELEGHPDNVAPALLGGIIISVVQEGKVHWLKITPPDGLSTVVAVPDFKLSTRAAREVLPKTVSLQDAVFNLSRSALLVGALCGKRLDLLQVAGEDLLHQPYRSQLVPGMTEVISNARRAGALNVTLSGAGPAVIALTDGPNPQVAQVMENSFAAAGVKCLVKVLEPTVAGAEII
- a CDS encoding homoserine dehydrogenase produces the protein MEEKVIKIGLLGLGTVGCGVYKILEENKESIQQRAGIRLEVKKVLVRSLDKKRGVELPEAMLTTSLADIIEDPEIKIVVEVLGGVNPTLDYVLAALNQGKSVVTANKDMVAEYGEQLFAAAQRNQCDLLFEASVAGGIPIIRTLKQSLAGNQIEEVFGIINGTTNYMLTKMTQEGSPFAEVLSEAQAKGYAESDPTADVGGFDAARKIAILASIAFNTRIPLSQVYTEGITKITVDDIAYASELGYMIKLLGIAKARSEGVEVRVHPTFIPKDHPLAAVGDVFNAVFVRGNAVGDTMFYGKGAGELPTASAVVADIMDAARDIVRNVPGIIGCTCFEKKPVLDIGETFSKYYIRLKVADKPGVLASIALVFGNKEVSLKSVLQKATDNTAELVLITHRVQEQNVQDALMDIKQLSSVLEIANMIRVEGEE
- a CDS encoding ACT domain-containing protein is translated as MNKKDAKYYLVEEGILPEAIIKTVMAKELLLKGAANTVNEAVEKVDLSRSAFYKYKDKVFPFHQWSRGKIVTLAVLLEHRSGVLSTVLNIIASVKGSILTINQNLPLQGLANATLSIETAEMDQDLEELLKIIRGVSGVQDVRLLGQN
- the spoIVA gene encoding stage IV sporulation protein A, with the translated sequence MEKLDIFRDIAERTGGDIYLGVVGGVRTGKSTFIKRFMELTVIPNIKNVYDKERAKDELPQSGAGRTIMTTEPKFVPNEAVDIAVNSGLKVRMRLVDCVGYRVVGALGYEEEEGPRMVTTPWFEEPIPFQEAAEIGTRKVISEHSTIGVVVTTDGTITDIPRENYIDAEERVVEELKDINKPFVILLNSTKPQASETLQMAAEMEEKYDVPVLPVDCAELNQQDILKILEQVLYEFPVNEVNISLPLWIEELESKHWLRQSFEDAVKDTVRYVRRLRDIENAVTSLDGYDFVHQVNLKHMDMGTGSASIDMVAQPDLFYRVLSEETGLPVEGDHNIFRIMKELSVAKREYDKVSNALLEVRETGYGVVTPRLDEMNLEEPELIRQGNRFGVKLKASAPSLHVIRADITTEITPIIGTEKQCEELVQYMLAGFDENPQKIWESEIFGKTLHDLVREGIQNKLHRMPENAQVKLQETLQRIVNEGSGGLICIII
- a CDS encoding NAD(P)H-dependent glycerol-3-phosphate dehydrogenase, with translation MSKIAMIGAGSWATALAQVLAQKDYSAVLWARRQELADLINDGENSRYLPGIPLHAKVTADTDLERVLQGAEAVVFGVPSHCFRDLLKKALPFLQPGAQIINVAKGLEESTLLRLSQVFAQEVGEAALDRYTVLSGPSHAEEVGRNIPTAVVAASRNLATAEYVQDLFMSTNFRIYTNPDVTGVELSGALKNIIALGTGIADGLEYGDNTKAAMMTRGLAEITRLGFSMGAELLTFAGLAGVGDLIVTCTSMHSRNRRCGIEIGRGKTLEEAVESVKMVVEGVRTTRVAWQLAKQQGVEMPITEQIYRVLFENCSPRTAVMHLMGRGKKLEMEEIVSEKISCTMDQGREEKQ
- the plsY gene encoding glycerol-3-phosphate 1-O-acyltransferase PlsY, which gives rise to MTTLFIVLAAYLIGSIPFGYLLARFWKGIDIRQYGSGNIGATNVWRTLGKGPGMLVLLLDMLKGVSAVLLAKQLENADLTLLAAALAVMMGHSWPVWLGFKGGKIIATGAGAMLAVAPAPLLMSLLVFVLTLGLSRYVSLSSILGAVSLPFWIFAFNYNAKYLFFAIMVAAFAVFKHWPNIKRLVTGTEFKIGGKKS
- the der gene encoding ribosome biogenesis GTPase Der; translated protein: MPKPIVAIVGRPNVGKSSLFNRIVGARIAIVEDMPGVTRDRLYQDAEWQGREFTLVDTGGLDFAEDVITAQIRKQAELAIKEADAILFLVDAREGLTSIDQEVAGVLRRTDKPVLLVANKVEQFDQSKISYFDFYQLGLGDPIPVSAAEGLNTGDLLDQLITLLPQPDEDPYPPDTIRIAVIGRPNVGKSSLVNAILGEERVIVSSIPGTTRDAIDTPFERGGKNYVIIDTAGMRRRKKIDLPTERYSVVRALRAVDRCDVTLMLIDATEGVAEQDKKIVGYAHEKGKAIILVANKWDLIEKDDKTMNKFERKFREELPFLSYSPILYISALTGQRLPKVLEMVDFVVEQASKRVPTADLNNLIREATQATPPPADKHRRLKIFYATQGGVKPPTFILFVNDPELMHFSYQRYLENQVRSTYGFEGTPVRFFLRRREAKD
- a CDS encoding DUF512 domain-containing protein, with translation MKDPKGLSIDAVEPQSIAEELGIQPGDKLLTINDQPVRDVLDYRFLSFAEEILVKIITRQGEVWEFEIEKDAEEGLGLDFGENSFGPTRRCHNRCLFCFVDQMAPAMRKTLYVKDDDYRLSFWQGNFVSLTNVRDPELQRIIQQKLSPLYISVHTTNPELRCRMLNNRHAGKIMEQLQQLAQAGITMHTQMVLCPGINDGQELERSIRDLSGLWPQVHSLAAVPVGVTKYRDGLFHLRPFSPKEAGDVVAIIENYQRRFMERWDYPFVYASDEFYLLAGKPIPLAERYADFPQTENGVGLSRLFLDEWDALEPELPSRMEPSRSITMVTGVSGSLIMKPVVERLNRIQGLQISLEVIANSFFGQTVTVTGLLTGQDIIKALKGKELGDLLILPSVMLRQGEEVFLDDFTVTQVSQELQMPIEVVEGPREMVEILCQD
- a CDS encoding capping complex subunit for YIEGIA, which produces MGKATIAAAVTIAPDFVSGDVPIMIARDEEEREKLASHLANILKATVHDLENGTYLIVQH